One segment of Chionomys nivalis chromosome 3, mChiNiv1.1, whole genome shotgun sequence DNA contains the following:
- the Trmt2a gene encoding tRNA (uracil-5-)-methyltransferase homolog A isoform X2: protein MEDCSPEASAEHSSGVPESKEEKEGLAPAVESGTQPGLYSYIRDDLFTSEIFKLELQNVPRHASFSDVRRFLGRFGLQSHKIKLFGQPPCAFVTFRSAAERDKALRVLHGALWKGRPLSVRLARPKADPMARKRRQEGDSEPSATQIADVVTPLWRVPYSEQLEQKRLECERVLQKLAKEIGSTNRALLPWLLTQRQQHNKACCPLEGVKPSPQQTEYRNKCEFLIGVGVDGEDNTVGCRLGKYKGGTCAVAAPFDTVHIPEATKQVVKAFQEFIRSTPYSAYDPETYAGHWKQLTVRTSRRGQAMAIAYFHPQKLSSEEMAGLKASLVYYFMEGPGKASGVTCLYFVEEGQRKTPSQEGLPLEHMAGDQCIQEDLLGLTFRISPQAFFQVNTPAAEVLYTVIQEWAQLDGGSTVLDVCCGTGTIGLALAPKVKRVIGIELCQEAVEDARVNALTNELSNVEFHCGRAEDLVPGLVSRLSSQRLVAVLDPPRAGLHSKVILAIRRAENIKRLLYVSCNPRAAMGNFVDLCRAPSNRVKGIPFHPVKAVAVDLFPQTPHCEMLILFERMDQYPNSTGALGHQDSETPRNTPDTTSQETETSLSS from the exons ATGGAGGACTGCAGCCCAGAGGCCAGTGCAGAACACAGCTCTGGAGTCCCAGAaagtaaagaagagaaagaggggctTGCACCAGCTGTAGAGTCTGGAACTCAGCCTGGGCTCTACAGCTACATAAGGGATGACCTGTTCACCTCAGAGATCTTTAAATTGGAGCTACAAAATGTGCCTCGCCATGCCAGCTTTAGCGACGTCCGGCGCTTTTTGGGCCGTTTTGGCCTACAGTCCCACAAAATCAAACTCTTCGGACAACCACCATGTGCCTTTGTAACATTTCGCAGCGCTGCTGAACGAGACAAGGCCTTACGAGTGCTGCACGGTGCTCTCTGGAAAGGACGCCCACTCAGCGTGCGCCTGGCTCGACCCAAGGCTGACCCCATGGCTAGGAAGAGGCGGCAGGAAGGTGATAGTGAGCCTTCAGCAACGCAGATTGCCGACGTGGTGACCCCTCTTTGGAGAGTGCCCTACTCTGAGCAGTTGGAGCAGAAGCGGCTGGAATGTGAACGGGTGCTACAGAAACTGGCCAA GGAAATTGGGAGTACTAACCGCGCCCTGCTGCCCTGGCTGCTCACACAGAGACAACAGCACAATAAGGCTTGTTGCCCACTGGAGGGAGTCAAACCATCACCCCAGCAG ACTGAATATCGAAATAAGTGTGAGTTTCTGATCGGAGTTGGGGTAGATGGCGAAGACAACACCGTTGGCTGCCGGCTTGGCAAGTACAAGGGCGGAACATGTGCCGTGGCAGCCCCCTTTGATACTGTGCACATTCCAGAGGCCACTAAGCAGGTGGTGAAGGCCTTCCAGGAATTCATTCG GTCCACCCCATACTCGGCATACGACCCTGAGACATATGCGGGCCACTGGAAGCAGCTGACTGTTCGTACCAGCCGCAGAGGCCAGGCCATGGCCATTGCCTACTTCCACCCCCAG AAACTGAGCTCAGAGGAAATGGCAGGGCTGAAGGCCTCACTTGTGTACTACTTCATGGAAGGGCCAGGCAAGGCCAGTGGggtgacctgcctctactttgtggaggaaggacagag GAAGACTCCCAGCCAGGAAGGCCTGCCCCTGGAGCATATGGCTGGTGACCAGTGCATCCAGGAAGACCTGCTGGGGCTGACCTTCCGCATTTCCCCTCAAGCATTCTTCCAG GTAAACACACCTGCAGCTGAAGTGCTCTACACAGTCATCCAGGAATGGGCTCAGCTGGACGGGGGCAGTACCGTGCTGGATGTGTGCTGTGGCACTGGCACCATAGGCCTGGCTCTGGCCCCG AAGGTAAAGAGAGTCATCGGGATTGAGCTGTGCCAGGAGGCTGTGGAGGATGCCCGTGTGAACGCTCTCACCAATG AGTTGAGCAACGTTGAGTTCCACTGCGGCAGGGCTGAAGATCTTGTGCCGGGCTTGGTGAGCAGACTGTCTTCCCAGCGACTTGTAGCTGTCCTAGACCCACCACGGGCTGGACTAC ATTCCAAGGTGATTCTGGCCATTCGTAGAGCTGAGAATATCAAGCGACTCCTCTATGTTTCCTGCAATCCCCGGGCAGCCATGGGCAACTTTGTGGA CCTCTGCAGGGCCCCATCTAACCGAGTAAAAGGCATTCCATTCCACCCAGTCAAGGCTGTGGCCGTGGACCTGTTCCCACAAACTCCACACTGTGAGATGCTTATACTGTTTGAGAGGATGGACCAATACCCTAATAGCACAGGAGCTTTGGGGCATCAAGACTCTGAAACCCCAAGAAATACTCCTGATACCACCTCACAGGAAACGGAGACTTCCCTCTCATCCTAG
- the Trmt2a gene encoding tRNA (uracil-5-)-methyltransferase homolog A isoform X1: protein MSEKLDTEVQEHMEDCSPEASAEHSSGVPESKEEKEGLAPAVESGTQPGLYSYIRDDLFTSEIFKLELQNVPRHASFSDVRRFLGRFGLQSHKIKLFGQPPCAFVTFRSAAERDKALRVLHGALWKGRPLSVRLARPKADPMARKRRQEGDSEPSATQIADVVTPLWRVPYSEQLEQKRLECERVLQKLAKEIGSTNRALLPWLLTQRQQHNKACCPLEGVKPSPQQTEYRNKCEFLIGVGVDGEDNTVGCRLGKYKGGTCAVAAPFDTVHIPEATKQVVKAFQEFIRSTPYSAYDPETYAGHWKQLTVRTSRRGQAMAIAYFHPQKLSSEEMAGLKASLVYYFMEGPGKASGVTCLYFVEEGQRKTPSQEGLPLEHMAGDQCIQEDLLGLTFRISPQAFFQVNTPAAEVLYTVIQEWAQLDGGSTVLDVCCGTGTIGLALAPKVKRVIGIELCQEAVEDARVNALTNELSNVEFHCGRAEDLVPGLVSRLSSQRLVAVLDPPRAGLHSKVILAIRRAENIKRLLYVSCNPRAAMGNFVDLCRAPSNRVKGIPFHPVKAVAVDLFPQTPHCEMLILFERMDQYPNSTGALGHQDSETPRNTPDTTSQETETSLSS from the exons ATGAGTGAGAAGCTGGACACGGAA GTTCAAGAGCACATGGAGGACTGCAGCCCAGAGGCCAGTGCAGAACACAGCTCTGGAGTCCCAGAaagtaaagaagagaaagaggggctTGCACCAGCTGTAGAGTCTGGAACTCAGCCTGGGCTCTACAGCTACATAAGGGATGACCTGTTCACCTCAGAGATCTTTAAATTGGAGCTACAAAATGTGCCTCGCCATGCCAGCTTTAGCGACGTCCGGCGCTTTTTGGGCCGTTTTGGCCTACAGTCCCACAAAATCAAACTCTTCGGACAACCACCATGTGCCTTTGTAACATTTCGCAGCGCTGCTGAACGAGACAAGGCCTTACGAGTGCTGCACGGTGCTCTCTGGAAAGGACGCCCACTCAGCGTGCGCCTGGCTCGACCCAAGGCTGACCCCATGGCTAGGAAGAGGCGGCAGGAAGGTGATAGTGAGCCTTCAGCAACGCAGATTGCCGACGTGGTGACCCCTCTTTGGAGAGTGCCCTACTCTGAGCAGTTGGAGCAGAAGCGGCTGGAATGTGAACGGGTGCTACAGAAACTGGCCAA GGAAATTGGGAGTACTAACCGCGCCCTGCTGCCCTGGCTGCTCACACAGAGACAACAGCACAATAAGGCTTGTTGCCCACTGGAGGGAGTCAAACCATCACCCCAGCAG ACTGAATATCGAAATAAGTGTGAGTTTCTGATCGGAGTTGGGGTAGATGGCGAAGACAACACCGTTGGCTGCCGGCTTGGCAAGTACAAGGGCGGAACATGTGCCGTGGCAGCCCCCTTTGATACTGTGCACATTCCAGAGGCCACTAAGCAGGTGGTGAAGGCCTTCCAGGAATTCATTCG GTCCACCCCATACTCGGCATACGACCCTGAGACATATGCGGGCCACTGGAAGCAGCTGACTGTTCGTACCAGCCGCAGAGGCCAGGCCATGGCCATTGCCTACTTCCACCCCCAG AAACTGAGCTCAGAGGAAATGGCAGGGCTGAAGGCCTCACTTGTGTACTACTTCATGGAAGGGCCAGGCAAGGCCAGTGGggtgacctgcctctactttgtggaggaaggacagag GAAGACTCCCAGCCAGGAAGGCCTGCCCCTGGAGCATATGGCTGGTGACCAGTGCATCCAGGAAGACCTGCTGGGGCTGACCTTCCGCATTTCCCCTCAAGCATTCTTCCAG GTAAACACACCTGCAGCTGAAGTGCTCTACACAGTCATCCAGGAATGGGCTCAGCTGGACGGGGGCAGTACCGTGCTGGATGTGTGCTGTGGCACTGGCACCATAGGCCTGGCTCTGGCCCCG AAGGTAAAGAGAGTCATCGGGATTGAGCTGTGCCAGGAGGCTGTGGAGGATGCCCGTGTGAACGCTCTCACCAATG AGTTGAGCAACGTTGAGTTCCACTGCGGCAGGGCTGAAGATCTTGTGCCGGGCTTGGTGAGCAGACTGTCTTCCCAGCGACTTGTAGCTGTCCTAGACCCACCACGGGCTGGACTAC ATTCCAAGGTGATTCTGGCCATTCGTAGAGCTGAGAATATCAAGCGACTCCTCTATGTTTCCTGCAATCCCCGGGCAGCCATGGGCAACTTTGTGGA CCTCTGCAGGGCCCCATCTAACCGAGTAAAAGGCATTCCATTCCACCCAGTCAAGGCTGTGGCCGTGGACCTGTTCCCACAAACTCCACACTGTGAGATGCTTATACTGTTTGAGAGGATGGACCAATACCCTAATAGCACAGGAGCTTTGGGGCATCAAGACTCTGAAACCCCAAGAAATACTCCTGATACCACCTCACAGGAAACGGAGACTTCCCTCTCATCCTAG